In Kwoniella dejecticola CBS 10117 chromosome 4, complete sequence, one genomic interval encodes:
- a CDS encoding methionine-R-sulfoxide reductase: protein MPFIPSSLVRSTLYNTARNQIPSSVAVKPNQAIKLSGIGLPFAGFFSSSSTNKMPSDNYPVKKSDDEWHAVLSPEQFRVIREKGTERPGSHAYDKKNDAGVYHCAACDAPLYTSKTKFNSGCGWPAFYDTVPGAVIRHEDRSMFMTRTEIVCANCGGHLGHVFKGEGFPNPVDERHCVNGISLNFKNE from the exons ATGCCTTTCATACCATCTTCTCTAGTCAGATCAACACTTTACAACACAGCTCGAAATCAAATCCCCTCTTCTGTTGCTGTTAAGCCTAATCAAGCCATCAAATTATCAGGGATCGGATTACCCTTCGCTggattcttctcttcgagtAGTACCAACAAAATGCCTTCTGATAATTACCCAGTCAAgaagagtgatgatgagtggCACGCCGTCTTATCGCCtgagcag TTCCGAGTGATCCGTGAGAAGGGTACTGAACGACCTGGATCTCATGCGTATGATAAGAAGAATGATGCCGGTGTATATC ACTGTGCCGCTTGCGATGCGCCCTTGTATACTTCGAAGACCAAATT CAATTCCGGGTGTGGTTGGCCTGCATTCTACGACACAGTACCTGGAGCAGTGATTCGTCATGAGGATCGATCGATGTTCATGACTAGAACTGAGATAGTCTGTGCCAACTG CGGAGGACACCTCGGACATGTGTTCAAGGGCGAAGGTTTCCCTAACCCAGTTGATGAGCG ACATTGTGTTAACGGGATTTCGCTCAACTTCAAGAACGAGTAA